Proteins encoded in a region of the Helicobacter sp. 11S03491-1 genome:
- a CDS encoding methylenetetrahydrofolate reductase: MIEECVHKILNTKFLSYEITPPRGTNIGEELIKELQEWDGYDALVCTDAPLAKFKQSSILTSLKLQNTLKKPVICTLNMRDRNSIAIQGDILGANQLDVRLFLALSGDPVKLGDYPNAKGVFEGNSTLLIHLINQCNQNKDLNDKPFKGEVKTIYPFGVINSYANNPLSLKNKMKRKIKSGVLALFTQPIYDIENAKILVQWCAEINRELHTNTQLVLGYFPIMKYKTAQFLYSKLPGVFVPQIWLKKLEEASLISQEQEQKVGFELSKKLFEDLKNTHYKIHFMNANKITLAKKILR, from the coding sequence ATGATAGAGGAGTGTGTCCATAAAATTTTAAATACAAAATTTCTAAGCTATGAAATCACTCCTCCAAGAGGGACTAACATTGGAGAAGAACTCATAAAAGAATTGCAAGAATGGGATGGCTATGATGCCCTTGTATGCACAGATGCCCCATTAGCCAAATTCAAACAATCCTCCATACTCACAAGTCTCAAACTGCAAAATACACTCAAAAAACCTGTTATATGCACTCTCAATATGAGAGATAGAAACTCTATTGCAATTCAGGGGGATATTCTGGGAGCAAATCAATTAGATGTAAGGCTATTTTTAGCCCTCAGTGGCGATCCTGTCAAACTAGGGGATTACCCCAATGCAAAAGGTGTGTTTGAAGGCAATAGCACTCTCCTTATTCACCTAATCAACCAATGCAATCAAAACAAAGACCTTAATGACAAGCCCTTCAAGGGTGAGGTAAAAACAATCTATCCTTTTGGCGTTATCAACTCTTATGCCAACAATCCCTTAAGTCTCAAAAATAAGATGAAACGCAAAATAAAATCAGGCGTACTTGCCCTTTTCACTCAACCTATCTATGATATAGAAAATGCTAAGATTTTGGTGCAATGGTGCGCAGAAATCAACCGAGAACTCCACACAAATACCCAACTTGTATTGGGGTATTTTCCAATCATGAAATATAAAACGGCTCAATTTTTATACTCTAAACTCCCGGGTGTATTCGTGCCTCAAATATGGCTCAAAAAACTTGAAGAAGCCTCTTTAATAAGCCAAGAACAAGAACAGAAAGTAGGCTTTGAACTCAGTAAGAAACTCTTTGAAGATCTCAAAAATACCCATTATAAAATCCATTTCATGAATGCCAACAAAATCACATTAGCAAAAAAAATTCTCCGGTAA